One Littorina saxatilis isolate snail1 linkage group LG12, US_GU_Lsax_2.0, whole genome shotgun sequence genomic region harbors:
- the LOC138981140 gene encoding prestin-like → MTNHSQGRGEEEGVAGDGQNSSFPLITQTNYLCSSTGSLELADARELNMRNLLDFESRYRKPEDNLSVKEIVKRWVMKKWKKRSAKGILSKNFPTLSALRGYNVREDLPSDAIAGLTVGITMIPQGMAFAYLSTLPPIVGLYISLFASLAYFFLGTSRQLSWGCVAVLSILMADILYSYETKVKAAFGIVDNESAQSLSWTLSPLLNTTEGSTVGGILNSTFSDPVNSELAEALSDEKKIEVAGAVTLISGIILAVLGKLGLGRVTSFMSDALITSFTVGVSFHVITSQIKTVLGLHIPQQNGIFKLIKMWILMLSDVHHANPATVIVSLVCIVVLYTVKRFVNEKYKKKLRVPIPIELIVVIIATVIFTYTGLSEKYSVNVVKEIKVGVPSPRIPNLSLGTDYVVDGLVIIIVSFTQNVAMAKLMGLKHGYRIDANQEMFACGMVSVLCSFFSGYISGPSVSRSLVQDGAGGRTQVASLFAAALVLVVIMLIGPYFYYLPMCVLAAIIMVNLRSMFLKIATVPALWRKSRADALVWVITCAATVFLQTDVGLLVGIMACILFVLMRSQISAVDVVSEVQAGEYGVWRSEKKYLGGRAIDGVKVVRINSALYFANAEIVTDQVFKQTGVNPIKMKREHSVEVKVDVDNTDEHGAALKTEIHHSNSIMTESEPPVENSDVKSNIHQRVDQNCTQVKPYTGPFSSLIVDLSSVPFVDVMGVQAMEFLIAKYQAAGINVYYSNAQEKCVNTLQKTGFVKKHGDIVFLSTDAAVEHAMTVDRA, encoded by the exons ATGACTAACCATTCTCAGgggagaggagaggaggagggggtggcGGGTGATGGACAAAACAGTTCTTTCCCTCTGATTACACAGACCAACTACCTGTGTTCAAGCACAGGGAGCTTAGAACTTGCTGATGCCCGTGAGCTCAACATGCGCAACTTGCTGGACTTTGAATCGAGATACAGAAAACCGGAGGACAACTTGTCAGTCAAGGAGATTGTGAAAAGATGGGTTATGAAGAAGTGGAAAAAACGTTCAGCCAAAGGCATCCTGTCCAAGAACTTTCCCACGCTGAGTGCTCTTCGGGGCTACAATGTGAGGGAGGATCTGCCAAGTGACGCGATCGCAGGACTCACTGTGGGCATTACCATGATTCCGCAGGGCATGGCCTTTGCCTACCTTTCTACCCTACCCCCCATAGTTGGGTTGTACATTTCACTGTTTGCGTCTCTGGCCTACTTTTTCCTGGGAACGTCTCGCCAGCTGTCATGGGGCTGTGTAGCTGTGCTGTCCATTCTCATGGCCGACATTCTTTACAGTTATGAGACCAAGGTTAAAGCTGCTTTTGGTATTGTCGACAATGAGAGTGCTCAGTCTTTGTCATGGACCCTGTCTCCACTGTTGAATACCACTGAGGGATCCACGGTAGGTGGGATTCTGAACTCCACGTTCTCAGACCCTGTGAACAGTGAACTTGCAGAAGCTCTCAGTGATGAGAAGAAAATTGAGGTGGCTGGGGCAGTGACGCTGATATCCGGAATCATCCTGGCTGTTCTGGGCAAGCTTGGCTTGGGCCGAGTCACATCCTTCATGTCCGACGCACTCATCACCAGTTTCACTGTAGGAGTGTCCTTCCATGTCATAACCAGTCAGATCAAGACCGTCTTGGGTCTCCACATCCCCCAACAAAACGGAATCTTCAAACTCATCAAAATGTGGATCCTCATGCTGTCAGATGTTCACCACGCTAATCCTGCCACTGTCATCGTTTCTCTAGTGTGCATTGTAGTTCTGTATACGGTCAAAAGATTTGTGAACGAGAAGTACAAGAAGAAGTTGAGAGTTCCCATACCAATTGAACTGATTGTGGTGATCATTGCAACAGTAATCTTCACATACACGGGACTGAGTGAAAAGTACTCGGTGAACGTGGTGAAGGAGATAAAAGTGGGCGTGCCGAGTCCCAGAATCCCCAACTTGTCGCTGGGTACAGATTACGTGGTGGACGGTCTCGTCATCATCATAGTGTCCTTCACTCAGAACGTTGCCATGGCGAAGCTGATGGGGCTGAAACACGGTTACCGTATCGACGCCAATCAGGAGATGTTTGCCTGTGGAATGGTCAGCGTGCTCTGCTCCTTCTTCTCCGGCTACATCTCGGGTCCGTCAGTTTCTCGCAGTCTTGTCCAG GATGGTGCTGGAGGCAGAACCCAGGTGGCGTCCCTGTTTGCTGCGGCACTGGTGTTGGTGGTCATTATGCTGATCGGGCCGTACTTCTACTACCTCCCCATGTGCGTGCTTGCCGCCATCATTATGGTCAACCTACGCTCCATGTTCCTCAAGATTGCCACCGTTCCCGCTCTGTGGCGCAAGTCACGTGCCGACGCTCTGGTTTGGGTCATCACCTGCGCTGCCACGGTCTTCCTTCAGACGGACGTCGGCTTGTTAGTGGGGATTATGGCCTGCATTCTCTTTGTCCTGATGCGCTCACAGATTTCTGCAGTGGATGTGGTGTCGGAAGTACAAGCAGGGGAATATGGTGTATGGAGGTCGGAGAAGAAGTATTTGGGTGGGAGAGCTATCGATGGGGTCAAGGTAGTTAGAATAAACAGTGCGTTGTATTTTGCTAACGCGGAAATTGTGACTGACCAAGTGTTCAAACAGACAGGTGTAAATCCCattaaaatgaagagagagcATTCTGTAGAGGTCAAAGTAGATGTTGATAATACTGATGAACATGGAGCTGCCTTGAAAACTGAAATCCACCATTCTAATAGTATCATGACAGAAAGTGAACCCCCAGTAGAAAACTCAGATGTGAAATCCAACATTCATCAAAGAGTTGATCAGAATTGCACCCAGGTTAAGCCTTACACGGGTCCATTCTCAAGTCTTATCGTAGACCTCTCATCAGTGCCTTTTGTTGATGTTATGGGAGTTCAGGCCATGGAGTTTCTCATCGCAAAATATCAGGCAGCTGGGATTAACGTGTATTATTCCAACGCCCAGGAGAAGTGTGTTAACACATTGCAGAAAACTGGGTTTGTGAAAAAGCATGGGGATATTGTTTTTCTCTCGACAGATGCAGCTGTCGAGCATGCAATGACTGTTGACAGGGCATAG